A window from Pseudomonas frederiksbergensis encodes these proteins:
- a CDS encoding sigma-54-dependent transcriptional regulator encodes MRIHVSFIDRVGITQEVLALLGGRNLNLDAVEMVPPNVYIDAPTLSPEVLEELRDALFSVRGVQAVTVVDILPGQRRHLQLDALLAAMTDPVLALDSAGKVLLANPALIALYGREPDGESIAELFADPALLEALLENGFRLPLREVTVNGQTLLLDATPITDAGALLTLYQPNRIGERLSALHHDHAEGFDALLGESPAIRTLKARAQRVAALDAPLLIQGETGTGKELVARACHAISARYGSPFLALNCAALPENLAESELFGYAPGAFTGAQRGGKPGLMELANQGTVFLDEIGEMSPYLQAKLLRFLNDGSFRRVGGDREVKVNVRILSATHRNLEKMVSEGSFREDLFYRLNVLNVEVPPLRERGQDILLLARYFMQQACAQIQRPVCRLAPGTYPALLGNRWPGNVRQLQNVIFRAAAICESSLVDIGDLDIAGTSVARQSDSDVDSLEQAMEEFEKTLLEKLYVSYPSTRQLASRLQTSHTAIAHRLRKYGIPNKP; translated from the coding sequence ATGCGTATCCACGTCAGCTTCATCGACCGCGTCGGCATTACCCAGGAAGTCCTGGCCCTGCTGGGTGGGCGCAATCTCAATCTGGATGCGGTGGAAATGGTCCCGCCCAACGTCTACATCGACGCCCCGACCCTGAGCCCGGAAGTTCTCGAAGAACTGCGCGATGCGTTGTTCAGCGTGCGCGGCGTGCAAGCGGTGACGGTGGTCGACATTCTTCCCGGTCAGCGTCGGCACCTGCAACTTGATGCGCTGCTCGCGGCCATGACCGACCCGGTCCTGGCGCTGGACAGTGCCGGCAAGGTGCTGCTGGCCAACCCGGCGCTGATTGCGTTGTACGGTCGCGAGCCTGACGGCGAAAGCATCGCCGAGCTGTTCGCCGACCCGGCACTGCTCGAAGCCCTGCTGGAAAACGGTTTCCGCCTGCCGCTGCGGGAAGTCACCGTCAACGGCCAGACGTTACTGCTGGACGCCACACCGATTACCGACGCCGGTGCCCTGCTGACCCTCTATCAACCCAACCGTATCGGCGAACGCCTCTCGGCGCTGCACCACGACCACGCCGAAGGGTTCGATGCACTGCTCGGAGAATCTCCGGCCATTCGCACCCTCAAGGCCCGCGCCCAGCGCGTTGCGGCGCTCGATGCGCCGTTGCTGATCCAGGGCGAAACCGGCACCGGCAAAGAACTGGTGGCCCGTGCCTGCCACGCCATCAGTGCTCGGTACGGTTCACCATTTTTGGCGCTGAACTGCGCGGCTTTGCCGGAGAACCTCGCCGAAAGCGAACTGTTCGGCTACGCCCCCGGCGCCTTCACGGGCGCACAAAGGGGCGGCAAACCGGGGCTGATGGAACTGGCCAACCAGGGCACGGTGTTTCTCGATGAGATCGGCGAGATGTCGCCGTACTTGCAGGCCAAGTTGCTGCGCTTCTTGAACGACGGCAGCTTCCGCCGGGTGGGCGGGGATCGTGAGGTCAAGGTCAATGTGCGGATCCTCAGCGCCACGCACCGCAACCTGGAAAAAATGGTCAGTGAAGGTTCGTTCCGTGAAGACCTGTTCTATCGCCTCAATGTCCTGAACGTCGAAGTCCCGCCCCTGCGCGAACGCGGCCAGGACATCCTGCTGCTGGCCCGCTACTTCATGCAGCAGGCCTGCGCGCAGATCCAGCGCCCGGTCTGTCGCCTGGCGCCCGGCACCTATCCGGCACTGCTGGGCAATCGCTGGCCGGGCAACGTGCGGCAATTGCAGAACGTGATCTTCCGCGCTGCTGCGATTTGCGAAAGCAGCCTGGTCGACATTGGCGACCTCGATATCGCCGGCACCTCCGTGGCGCGTCAGAGCGACAGCGACGTCGACAGCCTCGAACAGGCGATGGAAGAGTTCGAGAAGACCCTGCTGGAAAAACTCTACGTCAGCTACCCCTCGACCCGCCAACTGGCCAGTCGCTTGCAAACCTCCCACACCGCCATCGCCCATCGATTGCGCAAGTACGGCATTCCCAACAAGCCCTGA
- the gcvH gene encoding glycine cleavage system protein GcvH, protein MSELRFTEDHEWLRTEADGTVTVGITAFAQNALGDVVFVQLPELQSYDKGAEAATVESVKAASGVYMPLDGEVLEVNPALDSSPELVNEDPLGEGWFFRFQPTDASAVAKLLDQDAYDRLIKANAEA, encoded by the coding sequence ATGAGCGAGTTGCGTTTTACTGAAGATCACGAATGGCTGCGTACCGAAGCTGACGGCACCGTCACAGTCGGCATCACCGCTTTCGCACAGAACGCCCTGGGCGACGTGGTTTTCGTACAACTGCCGGAGCTGCAGTCCTACGACAAAGGCGCTGAAGCCGCCACCGTGGAATCGGTAAAAGCCGCCAGCGGCGTGTACATGCCGCTGGACGGTGAAGTGCTGGAAGTGAACCCGGCGCTGGACAGCAGTCCTGAACTGGTCAACGAAGATCCGCTGGGCGAAGGCTGGTTCTTCCGCTTCCAGCCTACCGATGCATCGGCTGTCGCCAAACTGCTGGATCAAGATGCTTACGACCGTCTGATCAAAGCCAACGCCGAAGCCTGA
- the gcvP gene encoding aminomethyl-transferring glycine dehydrogenase, producing the protein MTQVSLTTANEFIARHIGPRAGDEQAMLNSLGFDSLEALSASVIPDSIKGTSVLGLEDGLSEADALALIKSIAGKNQLFKTFIGQGYYGTHTPSPILRNLLENPAWYTAYTPYQPEISQGRLEALLNFQTLISDLTGLPIANASLLDEATAAAEAMTFCKRLSKNKGSHAFFASVHCHPQTLDVLRTRAEPLGIDVVVGDELELTDVTPFFGALLQYPASNGDVFDYRELTERFHAANALVAVAADLLALTVLTPPGEFGADVSIGSAQRFGVPLGFGGPHAAYFSTKDAFKRDMPGRLVGVSVDRFGKPALRLAMQTREQHIRREKATSNICTAQVLLANIASMYAVYHGPKGLTQIANRVHHLTAILAKGLSALGLKVEQESFFDTLTLNTGAHTATLHEKARAQQINLRVVDAERLGLSLDETTSQADVETLWALFADGKALPDFAALAASVVSTLPATLVRQSPILSHPVFNRYHSETELMRYLRKLADKDLALDRTMIPLGSCTMKLNAASEMIPVTWAEFGALHPFAPAAQSAGYQQLTDELEAMLCAATGYDAISLQPNAGSQGEYAGLLAIRAYHQSRGEDRRDICLIPSSAHGTNPATANMAGMRVVVTACDARGNVDIEDLRAKAIEHREHLAALMITYPSTHGVFEEGIREICGIIHDHGGQVYIDGANMNAMVGLCAPGKFGGDVSHLNLHKTFCIPHGGGGPGVGPIGVKSHLTPFLPGHAQMERKEGAVCAAPFGSASILPITWMYIRMMGGAGLKRASQLAILNANYISRRLEEHYPVLYTGSNGLVAHECILDLRPLKDSSGISVDDVAKRLIDFGFHAPTMSFPVAGTLMIEPTESESKEELDRFCDAMIRIREEIRAVENGTLDKDDNPLKNAPHTAAEIVGEWTHPYSREQAVYPVASLIEGKYWPPVGRVDNVFGDRNLICACPSIESYA; encoded by the coding sequence ATGACTCAAGTAAGCCTGACCACCGCCAACGAATTCATCGCCCGTCACATCGGCCCGCGCGCCGGCGACGAGCAAGCCATGCTCAACAGCCTCGGCTTCGACTCCCTGGAAGCCCTGAGCGCCAGCGTCATCCCGGACAGCATCAAGGGCACCAGCGTCCTTGGCCTCGAAGACGGCCTGAGCGAAGCCGACGCCCTGGCCTTGATCAAGTCCATCGCCGGCAAAAACCAGCTGTTCAAGACTTTCATCGGCCAGGGCTACTACGGCACCCACACGCCGTCGCCAATCCTGCGCAACCTGCTGGAAAACCCGGCCTGGTACACCGCCTACACCCCGTACCAACCGGAAATTTCCCAGGGTCGTCTCGAAGCGCTGCTGAACTTCCAGACCCTGATCAGCGACCTCACAGGCCTGCCGATCGCCAACGCCTCGCTGCTGGATGAAGCCACCGCCGCCGCCGAAGCGATGACCTTCTGCAAACGCCTGAGCAAGAACAAGGGCAGCCACGCCTTCTTCGCCTCCGTGCATTGCCACCCGCAAACCCTCGACGTGCTGCGCACCCGCGCCGAGCCGCTGGGCATCGACGTAGTGGTCGGTGATGAACTTGAACTGACTGACGTGACGCCGTTCTTCGGTGCCCTGTTGCAATACCCGGCGAGCAACGGTGACGTGTTCGATTACCGCGAATTGACCGAACGCTTCCACGCCGCCAACGCCTTGGTGGCCGTGGCCGCCGACCTGCTGGCGCTGACCGTATTGACCCCGCCGGGCGAATTCGGCGCCGACGTGTCCATAGGCAGTGCGCAACGCTTCGGCGTGCCACTGGGCTTCGGTGGCCCGCACGCGGCGTATTTCTCCACCAAGGATGCGTTCAAGCGCGACATGCCGGGTCGTCTGGTCGGTGTGTCCGTGGACCGTTTCGGCAAGCCGGCCCTGCGCCTGGCGATGCAGACTCGCGAGCAACACATCCGCCGCGAGAAGGCCACGTCGAACATCTGCACCGCGCAGGTGCTGTTGGCCAACATCGCCAGCATGTATGCCGTGTACCACGGCCCGAAAGGCCTGACGCAGATTGCCAACCGCGTACATCACCTGACCGCGATTCTGGCTAAAGGCTTGAGCGCATTGGGCCTGAAGGTCGAGCAGGAAAGCTTCTTCGACACCCTGACCCTCAACACCGGCGCGCACACCGCCACGTTGCATGAAAAGGCGCGTGCCCAGCAGATCAACCTGCGCGTGGTCGATGCCGAGCGTCTGGGCCTGTCCCTCGACGAAACCACGTCGCAAGCTGACGTGGAAACCCTATGGGCCCTGTTCGCCGACGGTAAGGCGCTGCCAGACTTCGCCGCCCTCGCCGCCTCGGTGGTCAGCACTCTCCCGGCCACACTGGTTCGCCAGTCGCCAATCCTCAGCCACCCGGTATTCAACCGCTACCACTCGGAAACCGAGCTGATGCGCTACCTGCGCAAGCTCGCCGACAAGGACCTGGCACTGGATCGCACCATGATCCCGCTGGGTTCTTGCACCATGAAACTCAACGCCGCCAGCGAAATGATCCCGGTGACCTGGGCCGAATTCGGCGCCCTGCACCCGTTCGCCCCGGCCGCGCAAAGCGCCGGTTACCAGCAACTGACCGACGAACTGGAAGCGATGCTCTGCGCCGCCACCGGTTACGACGCGATTTCGCTGCAACCGAACGCCGGTTCCCAGGGTGAATACGCCGGCCTGTTGGCGATCCGCGCCTATCACCAGAGCCGTGGCGAAGACCGCCGCGACATCTGCCTGATCCCGTCCTCGGCACACGGCACCAACCCGGCCACCGCCAACATGGCCGGCATGCGCGTGGTCGTCACTGCCTGCGATGCCCGCGGCAACGTCGACATCGAAGACCTGCGCGCCAAGGCCATCGAGCACCGCGAACACCTCGCCGCGCTGATGATCACCTACCCGTCGACCCACGGCGTGTTCGAAGAAGGCATCCGCGAAATCTGCGGCATCATTCACGACCACGGCGGCCAGGTGTACATCGACGGCGCCAACATGAACGCGATGGTCGGCCTCTGCGCGCCGGGCAAGTTCGGCGGCGACGTGTCGCACCTGAACCTGCACAAAACCTTCTGTATTCCGCACGGCGGTGGCGGCCCGGGCGTTGGTCCGATTGGCGTCAAGTCGCACCTGACGCCGTTCCTGCCGGGGCATGCGCAGATGGAGCGCAAGGAAGGCGCGGTCTGCGCCGCACCGTTCGGCAGCGCGAGCATTTTGCCGATCACCTGGATGTACATTCGGATGATGGGCGGTGCCGGGCTCAAGCGTGCATCGCAACTGGCGATCCTCAATGCCAACTACATTTCCCGTCGCCTCGAAGAGCACTACCCGGTGCTCTACACCGGCAGCAACGGCCTGGTGGCGCACGAATGCATCCTCGACCTGCGTCCGCTGAAAGACAGCAGCGGCATCAGCGTCGATGACGTCGCCAAGCGCCTGATCGACTTCGGTTTCCACGCCCCGACCATGTCGTTCCCGGTCGCCGGCACGCTGATGATCGAGCCGACCGAAAGCGAATCCAAGGAAGAACTGGACCGCTTCTGCGACGCCATGATCCGCATCCGCGAAGAAATCCGCGCAGTGGAAAACGGCACCCTGGACAAGGACGACAACCCACTGAAAAACGCCCCGCACACCGCGGCGGAAATCGTCGGCGAGTGGACGCATCCGTACAGCCGTGAGCAAGCGGTGTATCCGGTTGCGTCGCTGATCGAAGGCAAGTACTGGCCACCGGTCGGTCGCGTCGACAACGTGTTCGGCGACCGCAACCTGATCTGCGCCTGCCCGTCGATCGAAAGCTACGCTTAA
- a CDS encoding L-serine ammonia-lyase: protein MSLSVFDLFKIGIGPSSSHTVGPMRAAARFAEGLRREGLLAATTCVKVELYGSLGATGKGHGSDKAVLLGLEGEHPDTVNTETVAARLQEIRGNGRLNLLGEHSIAFNEKEHLAMIRKPLAYHPNGMIFRAFDAAGIQIRSREYYSVGGGFVVDEDAAGADRIVEDATPLTFPFKSAKDLLGHCTTYGLSISQVMLTNESAWRPEAETRAGLLKIWQVMQDCVDAGCRNEGILPGGLKVKRRAAALHRQLCKNPESSLRDPLSVLDWVNLYALAVNEENANGGRVVTAPTNGAAGIVPAVLHYYMRFIPGANEDGVVRFLLTAAAIGILYKENASISGAEVGCQGEVGVACSMAAGALCEVLGGTVQQVENAAEIGMEHNLGLTCDPIGGLVQVPCIERNAMGSVKAINAVRMALRGDGQHFVSLDKVIRTMRQTGADMKSKYKETARGGLAVNIIEC from the coding sequence ATGTCTTTAAGCGTGTTCGACCTGTTCAAGATTGGCATCGGCCCCTCCAGCTCTCACACCGTCGGCCCGATGCGTGCTGCTGCGCGCTTCGCCGAAGGTTTGCGCCGTGAAGGGCTGCTGGCCGCGACTACTTGCGTCAAAGTCGAGCTCTACGGATCACTCGGCGCCACCGGCAAAGGCCACGGCAGCGACAAGGCTGTGTTGCTGGGCCTGGAAGGCGAACACCCGGACACCGTGAACACCGAAACCGTCGCCGCCCGTCTGCAAGAGATTCGCGGCAATGGTCGTTTGAACCTGCTCGGCGAACACAGCATTGCGTTCAATGAGAAAGAACACCTGGCGATGATCCGCAAACCGTTGGCCTATCACCCCAACGGCATGATTTTTCGCGCTTTCGATGCCGCGGGGATACAAATCCGTAGCCGCGAGTACTACTCGGTCGGCGGCGGTTTTGTGGTCGATGAAGACGCCGCGGGCGCCGACCGTATCGTCGAAGACGCCACGCCACTGACCTTCCCGTTTAAAAGCGCCAAGGACCTGCTCGGTCACTGCACCACCTATGGTCTGTCGATCAGCCAGGTGATGCTGACCAACGAAAGCGCCTGGCGCCCGGAAGCGGAAACCCGCGCCGGCCTGCTGAAAATCTGGCAAGTGATGCAGGATTGCGTCGACGCCGGTTGCCGCAACGAAGGCATCCTGCCGGGTGGCTTGAAGGTCAAACGTCGAGCGGCAGCCCTGCATCGGCAACTGTGCAAGAACCCGGAATCGTCCCTGCGCGATCCGCTGTCGGTGCTGGACTGGGTCAACCTCTACGCACTGGCGGTCAACGAAGAAAACGCCAACGGCGGACGCGTGGTGACGGCGCCGACTAACGGCGCGGCTGGGATCGTCCCGGCTGTTTTGCACTACTACATGCGCTTCATCCCCGGAGCCAACGAAGACGGCGTCGTGCGTTTTCTGCTGACCGCGGCCGCGATCGGCATTCTCTATAAAGAAAACGCCTCGATCTCCGGCGCCGAAGTCGGCTGCCAGGGCGAAGTCGGCGTGGCCTGTTCCATGGCCGCTGGCGCCCTGTGTGAAGTCCTCGGCGGCACCGTGCAACAAGTGGAAAACGCCGCGGAAATCGGCATGGAACACAACCTCGGCCTGACCTGCGACCCGATTGGCGGATTGGTGCAAGTGCCTTGCATCGAGCGCAACGCCATGGGCTCGGTGAAAGCCATCAATGCGGTGCGCATGGCCCTGCGCGGCGACGGTCAGCACTTCGTCTCCCTCGACAAGGTCATCCGCACCATGCGCCAGACCGGCGCCGACATGAAAAGCAAATACAAGGAAACCGCCCGTGGCGGTTTGGCGGTCAACATTATCGAGTGCTGA
- the gcvT gene encoding glycine cleavage system aminomethyltransferase GcvT, whose amino-acid sequence MSTEQLSKTPLHALHIELGARMVPFAGYDMPVQYPLGVMKEHQHTRDQAGLFDVSHMGQIRLTGANAAKALESLVPVDIIDLPVGMQRYAMFTNETGGILDDLMVANLGNDELFLVVNAACKDQDLAHLRKHIGDQCTIEPLFEERALLALQGPAAVTVLARLAPEVTKMTFMQFTRVKLLGVDCFVSRSGYTGEDGYEISVPAANAEALARALLAEPEVAAIGLGARDSLRLEAGLCLYGHDMNTETTPIEASLLWAISKPRRADGARAGGFPGAETVFAQQQAGVSRKRVGLLPQERTPVREGAEIVNEAGDIIGAVCSGGFGPTLGGPLAMGYVDSAYTALDTPVWAIVRGKKVPLLVSKMPFVPQRYYRG is encoded by the coding sequence ATGTCCACCGAACAACTGTCGAAAACCCCGCTGCACGCACTGCACATCGAACTCGGCGCCCGCATGGTGCCGTTTGCCGGCTACGACATGCCGGTGCAATACCCGCTCGGCGTGATGAAAGAACACCAGCACACCCGTGATCAGGCCGGGCTGTTCGATGTCTCGCACATGGGCCAGATCCGCCTGACCGGCGCGAATGCCGCCAAGGCGCTGGAAAGCCTGGTGCCGGTGGACATCATCGACCTGCCGGTGGGCATGCAGCGTTACGCGATGTTCACCAACGAGACTGGCGGCATCCTCGACGACCTGATGGTCGCCAACCTGGGTAACGACGAACTGTTCCTGGTGGTCAACGCCGCCTGCAAGGATCAAGACCTGGCGCACCTGCGCAAGCACATCGGCGATCAGTGCACCATCGAGCCGCTGTTCGAAGAACGCGCCCTGCTGGCGCTGCAAGGTCCGGCTGCCGTCACCGTGCTCGCACGCCTGGCGCCTGAAGTGACGAAGATGACCTTCATGCAGTTCACCCGCGTGAAACTGCTGGGCGTGGACTGCTTTGTCAGCCGTTCGGGCTACACCGGTGAAGACGGTTACGAAATCTCCGTGCCGGCTGCCAACGCCGAAGCCCTGGCTCGCGCCCTGCTGGCCGAACCGGAAGTGGCGGCCATCGGCCTCGGCGCTCGCGACTCCCTGCGCCTGGAAGCCGGCCTGTGCCTCTACGGCCACGACATGAACACCGAGACCACCCCGATCGAAGCAAGCCTGCTGTGGGCGATCTCCAAGCCTCGTCGCGCTGATGGCGCACGTGCCGGCGGCTTCCCTGGCGCAGAAACCGTGTTCGCACAGCAACAAGCCGGTGTCAGCCGCAAACGCGTTGGCCTGTTGCCCCAGGAACGCACGCCGGTGCGCGAAGGAGCGGAGATCGTCAATGAAGCAGGCGACATCATTGGCGCGGTTTGCAGTGGCGGCTTCGGTCCGACCTTGGGCGGCCCTTTGGCGATGGGTTACGTCGACAGTGCTTACACTGCTCTCGATACGCCGGTATGGGCGATTGTTCGTGGGAAAAAGGTGCCTTTGCTTGTAAGCAAAATGCCATTTGTTCCACAACGCTACTACCGCGGCTGA
- a CDS encoding cold-shock protein, producing MSQRQSGTVKWFNDEKGFGFITPESGPDLFVHFRAIQGNGFKSLKEGQKVTFVAVQGQKGMQADEVQAEA from the coding sequence ATGTCCCAACGTCAGAGCGGTACCGTCAAGTGGTTTAACGACGAGAAAGGGTTTGGTTTTATCACTCCAGAAAGCGGTCCGGATCTGTTCGTGCATTTCCGCGCTATTCAGGGCAACGGCTTCAAGAGCCTGAAAGAAGGCCAGAAAGTGACTTTCGTTGCTGTGCAAGGCCAGAAAGGCATGCAGGCTGACGAAGTACAAGCAGAAGCCTGA
- a CDS encoding RDD family protein: MSKHLLKPQGDFPAAPLGRRLAAMFYDFLLCTALLIVTSGIYKMIQMAIIGEDKMRTLTEAGALDGDPLLSTVLLFVLFGFFAKFWTWSGQTLGMQVWCIRVQNADGSSISLWQALLRFVVSIASLLCVGLGFFWSLFDKQKRSWHDIYSDTQLVRIPKKAK, encoded by the coding sequence ATGTCGAAACATCTTCTCAAACCTCAGGGCGACTTTCCTGCCGCCCCCTTGGGTCGTCGCCTGGCAGCGATGTTCTATGACTTCTTGTTGTGTACCGCCCTGCTGATCGTCACCAGCGGCATTTACAAGATGATTCAGATGGCGATCATCGGCGAAGACAAAATGCGCACCTTGACCGAAGCCGGCGCGCTGGACGGCGATCCATTGCTGTCGACGGTGCTGCTGTTTGTGCTGTTCGGCTTCTTCGCCAAGTTCTGGACCTGGTCCGGCCAGACCCTGGGCATGCAGGTCTGGTGCATCCGCGTACAAAACGCCGACGGCTCATCCATCAGCCTGTGGCAGGCATTGCTGCGCTTTGTGGTGTCGATCGCGTCCTTGCTGTGCGTCGGGCTGGGGTTCTTCTGGTCGCTGTTCGACAAACAGAAACGCAGCTGGCATGACATCTACTCCGACACCCAGCTCGTGCGGATTCCAAAGAAAGCCAAGTAG
- the nadA gene encoding quinolinate synthase NadA — MTQISERLLVQAHLDAKQPKPLTAEEEAYYRAAIAAELKAQDAVLVAHFYCDPVIQALAEETGGCVSDSLEMARFGNAHPAKTVVVAGVKFMGETAKILNPEKRILMPTLEATCSLDLGCPVDEFSAFCDQHPERTVVVYANTSAAVKARADWVVTSSCALEIVESLMDNGETIIWGPDKHLGTYIQRQTGADMLLWDGACIVHEEFKSKQLEDMKALYPDAAILVHPESPTSVIELADAVGSTSQLIAAAQSLPNKTFIVATDRGIFYKMQQLCPDKVFIEAPTAGNGAACRSCAHCPWMAMNTLERTLKSLKEGTNEIFVDPALIPQAIRPLKRMLDFTQAARMKLAGNA, encoded by the coding sequence ATGACGCAGATTTCCGAACGCCTTCTGGTTCAAGCCCACCTCGACGCCAAGCAGCCCAAGCCGCTGACTGCCGAGGAGGAGGCCTATTACCGTGCTGCCATCGCTGCCGAGCTCAAGGCTCAGGACGCGGTGCTGGTTGCTCACTTCTATTGCGATCCGGTCATTCAGGCCCTGGCCGAAGAAACCGGCGGCTGTGTCTCCGACTCATTGGAGATGGCCCGCTTCGGCAATGCTCACCCGGCCAAGACCGTGGTGGTCGCCGGTGTGAAGTTCATGGGCGAGACTGCCAAAATCCTCAACCCGGAAAAGCGCATCCTTATGCCAACCCTGGAAGCGACCTGCTCGCTGGACCTGGGTTGCCCGGTGGACGAGTTCTCGGCGTTCTGCGATCAGCACCCGGAACGTACGGTGGTGGTGTATGCCAACACGTCGGCGGCGGTCAAAGCCCGGGCGGATTGGGTGGTGACTTCAAGCTGCGCGCTGGAGATCGTCGAAAGCCTGATGGATAACGGCGAAACCATCATCTGGGGCCCGGACAAGCATTTGGGCACCTACATCCAGCGCCAGACTGGCGCGGACATGCTGCTGTGGGACGGTGCCTGCATCGTTCACGAAGAGTTCAAGTCCAAGCAGCTCGAAGATATGAAGGCGCTGTACCCGGACGCAGCGATTCTGGTGCACCCGGAGTCGCCGACGTCGGTGATCGAGCTGGCGGATGCCGTCGGCTCCACCAGTCAGTTGATTGCAGCAGCGCAGAGCCTGCCAAACAAGACCTTTATCGTTGCCACTGATCGCGGCATCTTCTACAAGATGCAGCAGCTGTGCCCGGACAAGGTCTTCATCGAAGCGCCAACGGCCGGTAACGGCGCAGCGTGCCGTAGTTGCGCACATTGCCCGTGGATGGCGATGAATACCCTTGAGCGCACGCTCAAGAGCTTGAAGGAAGGGACAAACGAGATATTTGTCGATCCAGCGTTGATTCCGCAAGCGATTCGGCCGTTGAAGCGGATGCTCGACTTCACACAGGCCGCGCGGATGAAATTGGCCGGCAACGCCTGA
- the queC gene encoding 7-cyano-7-deazaguanine synthase QueC produces the protein MTEQLNTAEKRAVILLSGGLDSATVVAMARAEGYSCYTMSFDYGQRSHAELHAAERVARDLGVVEHKVIGLNLNGIGGSALTDTSIDVPEEAGEGIPVTYVPARNTVFLSLALGWAEVLGARDIFIGVNAVDYSGYPDCRPEFIESFERMANLATKAGVEGNGFRIQAPLQNLSKAQIVRAGVKLGVDYGLTVSCYQADDNGRACGKCDSCRLRAEGFAAAGISDPTPYF, from the coding sequence ATGACTGAACAACTGAACACTGCTGAAAAACGTGCGGTCATCCTGCTGTCCGGCGGTCTGGACTCCGCGACCGTGGTGGCCATGGCTCGCGCTGAAGGCTACAGCTGCTACACCATGAGCTTCGACTACGGTCAGCGCTCTCACGCAGAATTGCACGCCGCCGAACGTGTCGCTCGCGACCTGGGTGTGGTCGAGCACAAGGTGATCGGCCTGAACCTGAACGGGATCGGCGGTTCAGCATTGACCGACACCAGCATCGATGTGCCGGAAGAAGCGGGCGAAGGTATTCCGGTGACTTACGTGCCGGCGCGCAACACCGTTTTCTTGTCCCTGGCGTTGGGATGGGCTGAAGTGCTCGGCGCCCGCGACATCTTTATTGGTGTGAACGCTGTGGATTACTCCGGTTACCCGGATTGCCGTCCTGAGTTCATTGAATCCTTCGAGCGCATGGCCAATCTGGCGACCAAGGCCGGCGTCGAGGGGAATGGTTTTCGTATCCAGGCGCCACTGCAGAACCTCAGCAAGGCGCAGATCGTCCGGGCGGGCGTGAAGCTCGGTGTTGATTACGGCCTGACTGTTTCCTGCTATCAGGCCGACGATAACGGTCGTGCATGCGGCAAGTGCGACAGCTGCCGCCTGCGTGCAGAAGGCTTTGCGGCAGCCGGAATCAGTGACCCAACACCTTATTTTTGA
- the queE gene encoding 7-carboxy-7-deazaguanine synthase QueE, producing MQDTLRITEVFYSLQGETRTAGLPTVFVRLTGCPLRCQYCDSAYAFTGGTLRTLDDILEQVAGFRPRYVCVTGGEPLAQPNAIPLLKQLCDAGYEVSLETSGALDISAVDPRVSRVVDLKTPGSKEAHRNRYENIELLTRNDQVKFVICSREDYDWAVSKLIQYGLDQRAGEVLFSPSHHDLNARDLADWVVADNLPVRLQLQLHKYLWNDEPGR from the coding sequence ATGCAAGACACATTGAGAATCACCGAAGTTTTCTACTCGTTGCAGGGTGAAACGCGGACTGCCGGGCTGCCCACTGTTTTTGTGCGCTTGACCGGTTGCCCATTGCGTTGCCAATACTGTGACAGCGCTTATGCATTCACTGGCGGCACCCTTCGCACGCTCGACGACATCCTCGAGCAAGTGGCCGGTTTTCGTCCGCGTTACGTCTGTGTCACCGGCGGCGAGCCGCTGGCACAGCCCAATGCCATCCCATTGCTCAAGCAGTTGTGTGACGCCGGTTACGAGGTCTCGCTGGAAACCAGCGGTGCCCTGGATATCTCGGCGGTCGATCCACGGGTCAGTCGCGTCGTCGACCTGAAAACCCCGGGTTCGAAAGAAGCCCACCGCAACCGCTACGAGAACATCGAACTGCTCACGCGCAACGATCAGGTGAAGTTTGTCATCTGCTCGCGGGAAGACTATGACTGGGCTGTGTCCAAGCTGATCCAGTACGGTCTGGATCAGCGTGCCGGCGAAGTCCTGTTCTCGCCGAGTCACCATGACCTCAATGCTAGGGACCTGGCTGACTGGGTGGTGGCGGACAACCTGCCTGTGCGTCTGCAATTGCAGTTGCATAAATATCTTTGGAATGACGAGCCGGGGCGCTGA